The Methanosphaera cuniculi sequence ATGAACATGATTTTAATCCTATTCGTACTCGTCATGATTATTGGAATTGGAATGATACTCCTTTTCTTCATAAAGTTGGTTGTAAATCATGGAATAATTCTAGTGTATATAGGCAGCAACGTAAGAATTTGTGTCTTAGATATATTATGAGTTATCTTGAACTTAATAGTGATGAAAAGAAATTTGTATATTATATTTTGGATCATTTAACTTTAAAAGAATTACATGGTAATGCTTCTTGTAATACTATTTATGCTGGTGTTTGTAGGTATGTTTTAAAGTGTAGTCGTCCTTTGATTCTTAGACAGTTTTGGTATTCTACTGGTATTTTTAGAGATGTTGGTCTTACTGCTAGGGTTTTTCATGTTATTGAAAATAATATTATGAGTAAAATTAGTGGTTAAATTATTTATTTTTTGATTTATCTTTCTTATATATCTAGGATTTTGTTTTTATCTTTGTAATTGTTTCTTTTTTGGTTTTTATTTGATTTCCTTGTTTATTTGTTTTAGTTGCTATGTAGTAATATAATTAATGAGAAAGGTTTTATTTTATTTTATAAATGATTTATTATTTTTTTTTTAATCCTTTTAATGAGAATTAATGATTATCTTACAAAAAAAACTAATTAAAGATAAAATTAAAAGTAGGGAAAAAAAGTACTTTCTCATATTATTTTCTAAAGAAGATAAATGAAATGTTAAAGAATATTTTTTAAGGGAAATTATAAAAAAAACTATTTAAAAGGGAGGTATGTTACATTAAATGATTTACAATAATCAAACAATAATAGCAATACTTCTAGGTGTAGGTTTACTTGGTGGAATATATTTAAGAGATCAAAATATTATTCTTACAATCAGTGGTGCATTGGCTGGTATGCTTACTGTTTCTAAAAGTGATAAAGTTACAGAAGTACAAAAAACAACAATTATACCACCTGATGAACAAATACAAGAAAAAGAATCTATACCTGTTGATGAAGGAGCATAGTACTATATAATTTTATTTAAGGGCGGGAAATTATCTTTTTTTCATTTTTGTAATGTAATATGTATATTTAAAAGAATAAATGATTAACAGATTCCGACTAGGCTTGCTTAAAAACAACAATATAAATAGTAATAAAATAGAAGATGAAGGCATGGATAATAAAATATCAAATGAAGATAAACTTCATAAAATTGAATATAGAGTATCTGTGCTTGAAAAAGATAGTGAAAGACAATACAAAGCTACAACAGAAACACTAGAACATATAAGCACACAATTAAATGAAATAACTGTTTATATGCGTGATACTTATGCAGAAAGTAAAGTAACTGAACGTGCATTAAAAGAACATGTTCATGATATAGCAAGACTTGAAAATGAACTTAAAGAAAGTAAAATTGAACTTCATGAAGAAATAATTAGTGTTGATCAAGCACAACGTAAATGGTTGTATGGTGTAGTTATGGCTGTTTTTAGTGTACTTGCTGCTCAACTTCTTATATTACACTAAAAAAAAGAGCGTAAGGATTTAGAATAGGTAGGAGATTATCAAAGGTTATTATTATGTTAGTAAATTATGATGAATTACAACAAAAAATCACCGATGAACAAAAAGGACTATATGGACTAACAATATTAGATAATCCTTATATACCTGTAGATCCTTACCGCGAACAAGCACTTACAATCATGGATGACAGTGCATTTAAACTAATTAGTGGAAGTGCATTCAGTGGAAAAAGTATGCTTCTTGCAATTCTTGCCGTACAATATCTTACACTCCCAGATTATAGATGTGTAATAATGCGTAACACTTATGACCAACTAATGGCTCCAGGTGGTGTTATGGATACTCTTAAAGATTGGCTTTTGCAAGAAGAAGATATTACTGATTCTAGAGGAAATGTTGTACAAAAAGGACTTGGAGATCTTACATGTACTTTTAATCAACGTAATAAATGTTTTATAAGTCCTATGGGTGGACGTATTTATTATGACTTTGCAAATAGACCTGGTGTACTTAACAAATTTAGGGGAAATACATATCAACGAATTATTGTAGATGAAGGTACAGAACTTGATCCAGAAATTCTTGACTTTCTTCCTCGTAGTTTAAGACGTGATTATGGTGTTAGTATTCCTCTTAATTATATTATTGCTACTAACCCTAGTCTTAGCCGTGGACGTGAATATATAAAACCTAACTTTGTTGATGATAATAGTCCTAATCCATATTTTAGATTAGACTTTAAAATGAATCCACACATAAGAGCAGATGAATATGATGCAATGCTTTCACGTATGAGTCCACTCCAACAAGCATTTATGCGTTATGGAGATTGGGATTTTGTATTAGATGAAGGACTTTTACTTACACGTAAACAATTTGAAGATGCAACAATAAATGAAACAGATTATAATTGTAGTAATTGTTCTTATGGTGTGATTGGTGTTGATCTTGCTGCTACTGGTTCTGACAAAACAAGTATAACTTATATGATGTATATGAATGATGGAAAAATAGTTATTCATGATAATATTCTTATTAGTGATAGTTTTGTAGAAGAACCTCTTATTCAATTTATAGAAAAACAACCATTAGTTCATACTGTAGTATTTGAAAAAGAAGGTGGAAGTGCAGCAGAGTATAGTAAAAAACACTTTGAAAATGTTTTATTTGATGTACAACAAAGATGTCACTTTTTTATTGAATTTAGTAATGTAACTGAAAATAAATTTGAACGTGCTAGACCTTTAGCAAGAGGAATAAGACAAGAACATGTACTTATTAAACGTAGTCTTGATAATTATAATACATTACTTAAACAATTTATGTATGTTACACCAGATAAAACAAAGATGCGTGAATTTGCAAGTCCTGATATGCTTGATTCATGCACAATAGGATTTAATTATCTTAATCAGTTATTGGGGATTATATGAAATCTAATTATACATTAAGTAAAGATTATAAAGAAACAAAGATGGGTGTTGATGGATACCTTTCTGAACAATTAAAGCATATATCACAACAGCAAAGTATTAAACCTAATGATGATACACTTCAAACACGTATTTATCCTCTTGTTCCATTATCTGAAACACGTTATATTTATGATCATTGTAGTATGCTTCGTAAAATTATAGAAGTAGAAGCACAGGATGTAATACTTAATGATTATACACTTTCAGATAGTGAAGAAGATACATACAACTTTGATATGTTTTGGAATGAAAAAAATAAATACCAATTATATCTTGCAACAATTGAATTTTATCTTTATGGATATGGATGTTGTGAACTTAAAACAACTGAAGATGAAAATGGTAATATAAAATTTTATTCATTAACACAAATTTCTGCACCTACAGTTCAAGTTATACGAGAGAAATATGAAATCCCAGGCGTTGCAGGAGGGGTAGATTTCTTTTATTTAACACAAGAAGTAGGAAGTCGGCGTGTAAAACTTAGATTTTCACATAAGGATTATGCTTTGTTAGATGAGAATGAAATAGAAGATTATAGTACTGGTTATGCTCTTTGGATAGGTTCTGGTATTGAAAGTGAATGGTTTGCAAGTCCTTTATGGCTTCAATGTAAAAATAGTTTACTTACAAGTATCATGGTTGATGATTTAAATAATGAGAAAATTTACAATGGAAATATTCCAGCTGGTGTAATGGTTTTCACAGGGCCTCCACAAATTAATCGTGAAGGTGAACCACGTATTGAAGATAAACTTAAAGAAGATCTTCGAAGTTGTGGTAGTGGAACTGTATTTAGTTATATTACAAGTAGTAGTAATACTACTAAAGTAGAATGTGATTATACTGCTCTTGAAGATAAGAATTATGAATATTTACAAGGTCTTAAAGATGATGCTATTCAAACAATTCTTTCAGTTTATGCTATTCCTAAGATTCGTTTAATGATTGATGATGTTAAAGAATCTATGAATAGTAATAAGAGTGAAACTATTTATGAAGTATATAATAAATCTCTTATGCTTCAACAGTCTTTCTTTAAACAAATCATTAACAGATTTAATCATGTATACCTCGGAGTGCATAGTGATATAGTTATGGGTTTACCTGAATTTGTAGAAAAAACAAGTTCACAAACTGATATGATCATGCAGTTATGGGATAAAGGATTACTTACATTAAGACAAGCAGTTCAAGAAATAGGAGATATACTTCCAAATATTGATCTTGATGAATTAATTGGCGATGAATATTATATGGATCAAAGATTTTACCAAGGTAAATTACTTGGAAGTGTAGAAGGTATTGATGAAAGTTATGATACTGTTACAGATGAAGTAAATGAAGCATTTCAAAAGTTAAAACGTTCAGATGATGAATTCAAACTATAAAAAGAAGAGGTTTAAAATAAAATGAATTCTGATGTACTGAAACTTTTTCGTTATCGTGATGCTTGTTATATCATGAAAAGTCGTAGAGATCCTGTTACATGGATATTGCATCAGTATATGCTTTATAAATTAATAAGTGCATGGCGTGA is a genomic window containing:
- a CDS encoding TFIIB-type zinc ribbon-containing protein, which encodes MEFIKCEECGGKLLFDVLHHEYYCKDCGLVVDEPYYLVDEHDFNPIRTRHDYWNWNDTPFLHKVGCKSWNNSSVYRQQRKNLCLRYIMSYLELNSDEKKFVYYILDHLTLKELHGNASCNTIYAGVCRYVLKCSRPLILRQFWYSTGIFRDVGLTARVFHVIENNIMSKISG
- a CDS encoding terminase large subunit domain-containing protein — encoded protein: MLVNYDELQQKITDEQKGLYGLTILDNPYIPVDPYREQALTIMDDSAFKLISGSAFSGKSMLLAILAVQYLTLPDYRCVIMRNTYDQLMAPGGVMDTLKDWLLQEEDITDSRGNVVQKGLGDLTCTFNQRNKCFISPMGGRIYYDFANRPGVLNKFRGNTYQRIIVDEGTELDPEILDFLPRSLRRDYGVSIPLNYIIATNPSLSRGREYIKPNFVDDNSPNPYFRLDFKMNPHIRADEYDAMLSRMSPLQQAFMRYGDWDFVLDEGLLLTRKQFEDATINETDYNCSNCSYGVIGVDLAATGSDKTSITYMMYMNDGKIVIHDNILISDSFVEEPLIQFIEKQPLVHTVVFEKEGGSAAEYSKKHFENVLFDVQQRCHFFIEFSNVTENKFERARPLARGIRQEHVLIKRSLDNYNTLLKQFMYVTPDKTKMREFASPDMLDSCTIGFNYLNQLLGII